Within Pseudomonas sp. LBUM920, the genomic segment TCGGATGTATGGCCGACTTTGTAGCCAGCGACCCGGTAACGGATGGATGAGAAGCTATATCAGCCGGGGAGCACAGACAGTGGATAAATACTCTAAAACTGCCAGCTACCATTACCCATTTGGTCGACGCAGCAGTAAAACCGTCGACGACATAACGACGGAGTTTTTCTGGCAAGGCGACAAGCTGGTTGCGGAGCATCACGCGGATCGTCATCGCAGTTACCTCTACGAACCGGACAGATTTCGTCCGTTAGCACTGCTGGATGCCTTTGGTCCAAAAGACATTCAGCCGTTCCACTACCCACTCGACCACTTGGGCACACCACAGCCTCCGTCAACCGCTCCAGGATTGGTATTGCACAATGAGTTACCTAGAAGCAGAGATCGACGAAAGCTTAGAAAACCTGGGTATTCAGAGTAGAAACTTGCCCCCGAAGACCTAGATACATTGATCGCATCTCTTGGCAACGTGTTTTTCTGCGAGAGTGCCAACCCTCTTGATCCAATTCAATCACGGGTTAACCGCACGGGGTACAACCCTGATTTCTGGCAAGAGGTATCAAAACACATTGAAAGTGATCAGTTGATTTTCGTTGTGTTCGACACGTCCTATAGAGCATGGGAAATCGCCTCTCCCCAACACCTCGAGCGTATTTTATCTGATACCACTGGATACCCATTCTGGGTGACGGACATGAGCTTTAGATTTTTGATCTATATGGACGACCATAATTGCGTTAGTTGGGCTTATCCCTGAAAAACAACTTCCCTCACGCGGCCATCAACAAACCCGACAACGAGCAAAACGGCTAATGAAAACACGTATCCAACCACACCAACCTCCACCCGCCCAGTTTTTTAAACACCTCACCAGCACCGAATCGCTGTTCGCTCAGGCAAACATCAGCACTCCTATCGCGCGGCCCGCCAGCGCAGGGTTCATATGAGAACCGGCGAGAAATAAAACCGCCCGTATCCCCCTCCGTATGCCTAAAAGACTTCTGAAGGACGACAAATGATTACTCTACTGAAAAAGTCATCAGACCCTATAACAAACCACTATAAAAAAGGAAAAGTAATAGCACTCAACAAGCATGCAAATGATGATGTGATATTGCTCATTGAGGGAACAGCTATAAACTGTTTGTCAGCTACTGCCTCTACACTATCGAAATTGGAGAAACCTACGACATAGAACTCACCCTAAACCTTTCCGACGACTACGAGATTGAACGGGTTGAACCGAGGAAAATACTGGTTGAAAAGGCGAATTATGGTTATTGCTACTTCATCTACGGAGAGCTACTCAATGAGACTTTTCTTACTTTCACTTCGCTGAGCGATGAAGATATCCACTACGAACACCCCGACTGTAACGAGCACTTTATTAAATTAAAAGTTCAAAGAATTGACGCTAGCTTCCGCTGAGCCTGGCAGTGAGATCAGCCCCCATCGCCTTTCTGTATTCACAAAAAGGCGTCCAGCGCAAAGCTCTAGATTTTGAAGCATATCCACGCCGAGGCTTGGAGCAAGCGGTCGATGACTCTCTCGAATAGTTTGAAAACAGCATAATCGGTCAGCGCCGGCCAACGTCGGTGCATGCCGGAGTCACCGGCGGTGTAAAGGACTCGGGTAGGCGATCAGCGCGCGCCGGTTACTGCAACGCATTGGAATCCAGCCAAAAGGCCACACTGGGTATCACCGATTGGCTGGAATGGTTCCTGAAAACCTTGCTGCTCAGCCTGGAGCAGGCGATGGCGCGAATTGACTGAGTTCTGGCCAAGACCCGGTTTTGGCAGCAGCACCGCGACCTCTCGTTATCTGTCGAACAGATCAAGGTACTCACCGGCCTGCCCGACGGCGGTGAAAAAGGCTTCGAACACGGCATCAACGCCGCGCAGTACCAGGCAGAGGCGAAGGCGTCCAATGCCACCACAACTCGGCATCTTACTGATCTTCTGGAAAAAACTGCCTGGTCGGTTTGCCTGGCGGAGGCCGTAGTACGCGCTATCAAATCAATGGCTGAAGCGACTGAAGCCACCCGCTCATTTGCCCACAATCCCCATGTCTGCTAGTGTCGCGCCGGTTTACCGTCTACCGGAATAGCCGCCATGGCCCGCAAAAAAGTTGCACTCGATTTCGAACAATCCCTCGCCGACCTGCAAACTCTGGTCGAGCGTCTGGAGAACGGCGAGTTGTCGCTGGAAGATTCGTTGACGGCGTTCGAGCAAGGCATCGGCCTGACGCGCGACTGCCAGAGCGCGTTGGCGCAGGCTGAGCAGAAAGTGCAAGTGCTGCTGGAACGGGACGGGGAGTTGGCCGAAGAACCTTTCGATGCGGAACAGCCGGAATGATCGACGCGTATCAGGCCAGTAGCCAAGCCCGGGTCAACGCGGCGCTCGAGCCCTTGTTTGTTGCGCCAAGTCCGGAAATGAAGCGTCTCTACGAAGCCATGCGCTACAGCGTCATGAATGGCGGCAAGCGTGTGCGCCCGTTGCTGGCCTATGCGGCGTGTGAAGCGCTGGGCGCGCCGGCCGAGCAGGCCAATGGTGCGGCGTGTGCGGTGGAGCTGATTCACGCCTATTCCCTGGTGCATGACGATTTGCCGGCGATGGACGACGACGATTTGCGTCGCGGCCAGCCGACCACCCACAAAGCCTTTGATGAAGCCTACGCCATTTTGGCCGGCGATGGCCTGCAGAGCCTGGCGTTCAGCGCCCTGCTGGACCCACGCTTAAATAGCGTGAACGCAGAAAACAGCCTGCGCATGGTGACCGCCCTCGCCCTGGCCGCAGGCCCGGCCGGTATGGTCGGCGGGCAAGCGATCGACATGGGTTCGGTCAGCCTCAAGCTGGATCAACAGGCCCTGGAACATATGCATCGCCACAAGACCGGCGCGCTGATCGAAGCCGCCGTGCACCTGGGTGCGTTGGCCAGTGGCCGTGCCGAAGCTGCGCAATTGGCCGCCCTGCAGACCTATTCCCGGGCTGTCGGCCTGGCGTTTCAGGTGCAGGACGACATTCTCGACGTCGAAAGTGACACCGCGACCCTGGGCAAACGCCAAGGCGCGGATGCCGCACGCGATAAACCGACCTATCCGGCCTTGCTTGGCCTTGAAGCGGCCAAGGCGTATGCCCTGGAACTGCGCGACCAAGCCCTGGATGCCCTGCGACCTTTCGACGCGGCGGCCGAGCCTCTGCGCGACCTGGCGCGGTATATCGTCGAACGCCGCCACTGATAATGGCGGCCATTGCAGCCGCATATCGGCCAAGTTCGGCGCTCTGCGTGGGCAGTTTGCACCGCTTGAGGTAAACTGCCGCCTCTTCTATACCTATAACGATTCGCCTGATGCCCACGACGTTTCAAGAGATTCCCCGCAAACGCCCGTCCACGCCACTGCTCGACCGTGCTGCCACGCCGGACGGCCTGCGTCGACTGGGTGAAGCCGAGCTGGAAACCCTGGCCGATGAGTTGCGCCTGGAATTGCTCTACACGGTCGGTCAGACCGGTGGGCATTTTGGTGCCGGCCTGGGCGTCATCGAGCTGACCATCGCCCTGCATTATGTGTTCGATACCCCGGATGACCGGTTGGTGTGGGACGTGGGCCACCAGGCGTATCCGCATAAAATCCTTACCGGCCGTCGCGAGCGCAT encodes:
- a CDS encoding exodeoxyribonuclease VII small subunit, which gives rise to MARKKVALDFEQSLADLQTLVERLENGELSLEDSLTAFEQGIGLTRDCQSALAQAEQKVQVLLERDGELAEEPFDAEQPE
- the ispA gene encoding (2E,6E)-farnesyl diphosphate synthase, whose amino-acid sequence is MIDAYQASSQARVNAALEPLFVAPSPEMKRLYEAMRYSVMNGGKRVRPLLAYAACEALGAPAEQANGAACAVELIHAYSLVHDDLPAMDDDDLRRGQPTTHKAFDEAYAILAGDGLQSLAFSALLDPRLNSVNAENSLRMVTALALAAGPAGMVGGQAIDMGSVSLKLDQQALEHMHRHKTGALIEAAVHLGALASGRAEAAQLAALQTYSRAVGLAFQVQDDILDVESDTATLGKRQGADAARDKPTYPALLGLEAAKAYALELRDQALDALRPFDAAAEPLRDLARYIVERRH